From Thermomonas sp. XSG, one genomic window encodes:
- a CDS encoding TonB-dependent receptor — protein MNNRAKPGKHRLCIALLAALALPAMAQQAQDKQPAADGKVRTLDRLTVTGSRIQRTEIEQALPVTSVTRAQIDAAGITSAEQLLMQLNIAGNGSDNLSSNAGIVHEDQRGNNGVSGANLRGQGADATLVLLNGRRVATHGLKGRAVDLNAIPFAAIERVEVLRDGASAIYGTDAIGGVINFITRRDFQGAQVSAFVDVTEAGGANVYRSSLLFGRGDLDRDGWNAFGTVSVKRNTILEGHDRDFSNTFQHDRGLSPDTRGTPFATVFSLGSSGVGASSMLRNGVLDPGGGSTRMTAVNIYNLPGAEGCEAAGPDMGPYAYDLWGVPASRYACAWDYPAAAVIQQPQDSVDFVGRATFNIGSAHQAYVELTASRVEVAKTFEPNQISSSTSTAATSLGPSTWYPLNATTQETYDKVYDALAGYFGAGQLTYGAPIAYRWRCMACGPRQIETTTNAYRFVAGIGGLLGDWSYDAGLTRASSKSKSILGTGFHYTDALKTVLGSGLINPFLAPGQSQSAAAMAALDAASARGVALYGGESITTSLDASISGELGFFRLPAGSIAMAAGVDLRREEFRFNGDQRADKRTVFNAPFDDANALDNVSRDISAAYVEFELPVFKGFDLNLAGRYDHYSGFGGTTNPKVSFRYQPMDTLLFRGAYSTGFKVPSFNQLFNGVSEVQYTGLDLADPKTCPGGKANPNVAGCETIRPDELFGGKADLKPETSTQRSFGLVWSPMAQFNLALDWWEIEREDTIRAAPRDTLIQYYDLFEANWIRDANGQVVQIDRRFINSGGSLMRGVELDANLNGELAGGRWNLNLNGSLITHFRTKALDTLPYTDNLVGTYVRYYNLPIQWKHTLNFSYSRGDWSHSLTQIYRDGYEDELPNSVRSNNYIPPAWTPNVESYTTYNYSVTWTGIDKLKLALGVKNLFDTDPPFTAHQNDFAAGAAWEPRIADPRGRAFTLLAEYSF, from the coding sequence ATGAACAACCGTGCGAAACCCGGCAAGCATCGGCTCTGCATCGCCCTGCTGGCTGCGCTTGCGCTGCCGGCGATGGCCCAGCAGGCCCAGGACAAGCAGCCCGCCGCAGACGGCAAGGTCAGGACGCTGGACCGGCTGACCGTCACCGGTTCGCGCATCCAGCGCACCGAAATCGAACAGGCGCTGCCGGTGACCTCGGTCACCCGCGCGCAGATCGATGCCGCCGGCATCACCTCGGCCGAGCAGCTGTTGATGCAGCTGAACATCGCCGGCAACGGTTCGGACAACCTCTCCAGCAATGCCGGCATCGTCCATGAGGACCAGCGCGGCAACAACGGCGTTTCCGGTGCCAACCTGCGCGGCCAGGGTGCCGATGCCACGCTGGTGCTGCTGAACGGCCGCCGGGTGGCCACGCACGGCCTGAAGGGCCGCGCGGTCGACCTCAACGCGATCCCGTTCGCCGCGATCGAGCGGGTGGAGGTGCTGCGCGATGGCGCTTCCGCTATCTACGGCACCGATGCCATCGGCGGCGTGATCAACTTCATCACCCGGCGCGATTTCCAGGGTGCGCAGGTATCGGCCTTCGTCGACGTCACCGAAGCCGGCGGCGCCAATGTCTACCGCAGCAGCCTGCTGTTCGGCCGCGGCGACCTGGACCGTGACGGCTGGAACGCCTTCGGCACCGTCAGCGTCAAGCGCAACACCATCCTGGAAGGACACGACCGCGATTTCTCCAACACCTTCCAGCATGATCGCGGCCTGTCGCCGGACACCCGCGGCACGCCGTTCGCCACGGTGTTCAGCCTGGGCAGCTCCGGCGTGGGCGCCAGCAGCATGCTCCGGAATGGCGTGCTGGATCCGGGTGGTGGCAGCACCCGCATGACCGCAGTCAACATCTACAACCTGCCCGGCGCGGAAGGCTGCGAGGCGGCCGGCCCCGACATGGGCCCCTACGCCTACGACCTCTGGGGCGTGCCGGCCTCCCGCTACGCCTGCGCATGGGATTACCCGGCGGCGGCGGTGATCCAGCAGCCGCAGGACAGCGTAGATTTCGTGGGCCGCGCCACCTTCAACATCGGCAGCGCGCACCAGGCCTACGTGGAGCTGACCGCATCGCGGGTGGAGGTAGCCAAGACCTTCGAACCCAACCAGATCTCCTCCAGCACCAGCACTGCCGCCACCTCGCTGGGCCCCAGCACCTGGTACCCGCTGAACGCCACCACCCAGGAGACCTATGACAAGGTCTACGACGCCCTGGCCGGCTACTTCGGCGCGGGCCAACTGACCTATGGCGCGCCGATCGCCTACCGCTGGCGCTGCATGGCCTGTGGCCCGCGTCAGATCGAGACCACCACCAACGCCTACCGCTTCGTCGCCGGCATCGGCGGCCTGCTGGGCGACTGGAGCTACGACGCCGGCCTGACCCGCGCCTCCAGCAAGTCCAAGTCGATTCTGGGCACCGGCTTCCACTACACCGACGCGCTGAAGACGGTGCTGGGCAGCGGCCTGATCAATCCGTTCCTGGCACCCGGCCAGTCGCAGTCCGCGGCAGCGATGGCGGCGCTCGATGCAGCCTCGGCGCGGGGCGTGGCGCTGTACGGCGGCGAGTCGATCACCACTTCGCTGGACGCCTCGATCTCTGGCGAGCTGGGCTTCTTCCGCCTGCCCGCCGGCAGCATCGCGATGGCGGCAGGCGTGGACCTGCGCCGCGAGGAGTTCCGCTTCAACGGCGACCAGCGCGCCGACAAGCGCACCGTGTTCAATGCCCCGTTCGATGATGCCAACGCGCTGGACAACGTCAGCCGGGACATCTCCGCGGCGTACGTCGAGTTCGAGCTGCCGGTGTTCAAGGGCTTCGACCTCAACCTGGCCGGGCGCTATGACCATTACAGCGGCTTCGGCGGCACCACCAACCCGAAGGTATCGTTCAGGTACCAGCCGATGGACACGCTGCTGTTCCGCGGCGCCTACAGCACCGGTTTCAAGGTGCCTTCGTTCAACCAGTTGTTCAACGGCGTCAGCGAAGTCCAGTACACCGGCCTGGACCTGGCGGACCCGAAGACCTGCCCCGGCGGGAAGGCCAATCCGAACGTCGCCGGCTGCGAAACCATCCGCCCGGACGAGCTGTTCGGTGGCAAGGCCGACCTGAAGCCCGAGACCTCCACCCAGCGCAGCTTCGGCCTGGTGTGGTCGCCGATGGCGCAGTTCAACCTGGCACTGGACTGGTGGGAGATCGAGCGCGAGGACACGATCCGCGCGGCGCCGCGCGACACCCTGATCCAGTACTACGACCTGTTCGAGGCGAACTGGATCCGCGATGCCAACGGCCAGGTGGTGCAGATCGACCGCCGCTTCATCAATTCCGGTGGCAGCCTGATGCGCGGCGTCGAACTGGACGCCAACCTCAACGGCGAGCTCGCGGGCGGTCGCTGGAACCTCAACCTCAACGGCAGCCTGATCACCCACTTCCGCACCAAGGCGCTGGACACGCTGCCCTACACCGACAACCTGGTTGGCACCTATGTGCGCTACTACAACCTGCCGATCCAGTGGAAGCACACGCTCAACTTCAGCTACAGCCGCGGTGACTGGTCGCACAGCCTGACCCAGATCTACCGCGACGGCTACGAGGACGAACTGCCCAACAGCGTGCGCAGCAACAACTACATCCCGCCGGCGTGGACGCCCAACGTGGAGAGCTACACCACCTACAACTACAGCGTGACTTGGACGGGCATCGACAAGCTCAAGCTCGCCCTCGGCGTGAAGAACCTGTTCGACACCGACCCGCCGTTCACCGCGCACCAGAACGACTTCGCGGCAGGTGCAGCGTGGGAGCCGCGCATCGCCGACCCGCGTGGCCGTGCCTTCACCCTGCTGGCGGAATACAGCTTCTGA
- a CDS encoding DUF4932 domain-containing protein, producing MNTIRHRLLLGVLLGALAPATAPASGIGSATAAVPQAIEVRVDPRVELAAVMARLAGFEEYQARGIEAYDRAVDAHFAPFRGHPAVATLRALREQRRIAYNAVVEAGLMGASSDWSPALPLAPWPDSLDPRWDGASLRSFLQAAKRFERDTGARAFFAGQRAVHAEVEARIRANLQQRLDLRWYAQRLPAQGIHHFVVVPGLLDGLNSYAVRVGDTVYGVLATPTIRAGEAIDYPADAQLALLVHEFHHVYLNPWVDDSMGVLAAPAQRLFDVVAPTMRGLAYGEPRILLYESLVRANTLSYLRQHGEEAVLRRAIAEDQGKGFPWTPALADLLDTAEAAGKPRFDAGTAPAVATLLDDWAADNGARIVAEQQRLAAEQARVLAQGPQLTTLSPAEGARLAAGDSVLELHFDRPMDGRIAIFGDVPTVTGKPAWDEAKQVLRIPVRLEAGARYRLLLNSESDGGFTSRAGEKLSPRSWTFSVD from the coding sequence ATGAACACGATCCGTCACCGCCTGCTGCTGGGCGTCCTGCTCGGCGCCCTTGCCCCCGCCACCGCGCCCGCCAGTGGCATCGGTTCCGCAACGGCGGCGGTGCCGCAAGCCATTGAAGTCCGCGTCGACCCGCGGGTCGAGCTCGCCGCGGTGATGGCCAGGCTGGCCGGCTTCGAGGAATACCAAGCTCGCGGCATCGAGGCCTACGACCGCGCGGTGGACGCGCACTTCGCGCCGTTCCGCGGCCACCCTGCGGTCGCCACCCTGCGTGCCCTGCGCGAGCAGCGCCGGATCGCCTACAACGCGGTGGTGGAAGCGGGCCTGATGGGCGCATCGAGCGACTGGTCGCCGGCGCTGCCGCTGGCCCCGTGGCCGGACAGCCTGGACCCGCGCTGGGACGGGGCGTCACTGCGCAGCTTCCTGCAGGCGGCCAAGCGCTTCGAACGCGACACCGGTGCCCGCGCCTTCTTCGCCGGCCAGCGCGCCGTGCATGCCGAGGTGGAAGCCCGCATCCGCGCCAACCTGCAGCAACGGCTGGACCTGCGCTGGTACGCGCAGCGGCTGCCCGCGCAGGGCATCCACCACTTCGTGGTGGTACCGGGCCTGCTGGACGGACTCAACAGTTACGCCGTGCGCGTGGGTGACACGGTCTACGGCGTGCTGGCCACGCCCACGATCCGCGCCGGCGAAGCCATCGATTACCCGGCCGATGCGCAGCTGGCGCTGCTGGTGCACGAATTCCACCACGTCTACCTGAACCCGTGGGTCGACGACAGCATGGGCGTCCTCGCCGCGCCGGCGCAGCGGCTGTTCGACGTCGTCGCCCCGACCATGCGCGGCCTGGCCTATGGCGAACCGCGGATCCTGCTGTACGAGTCACTGGTGCGCGCCAACACTCTCAGCTATCTGCGCCAGCACGGCGAGGAAGCGGTTTTGCGGCGCGCGATCGCAGAGGACCAGGGCAAGGGCTTCCCCTGGACACCGGCACTGGCGGACCTGCTGGACACCGCCGAAGCCGCCGGCAAACCGCGCTTCGACGCCGGCACCGCGCCCGCGGTGGCCACGCTGCTGGACGACTGGGCAGCGGACAACGGCGCCCGCATCGTGGCGGAGCAACAGCGATTGGCAGCGGAACAGGCCCGCGTTCTCGCACAAGGGCCGCAGCTGACCACGCTGTCGCCCGCCGAGGGCGCCCGACTGGCCGCCGGTGACAGCGTGCTGGAGCTGCATTTCGACCGCCCGATGGACGGGCGCATCGCGATCTTCGGCGACGTCCCGACGGTCACCGGGAAGCCGGCTTGGGACGAGGCGAAACAGGTGCTGCGGATCCCCGTGAGGCTGGAAGCAGGCGCGCGCTACCGGTTGCTGCTGAACAGCGAGTCCGACGGCGGCTTCACCAGCCGCGCAGGAGAAAAACTGTCACCGCGCAGCTGGACATTCTCGGTGGATTGA
- a CDS encoding serine hydrolase domain-containing protein yields MAVIDRLMQPYEGDVPGAALLVLKDGKAIVRRSYGRSDLERGTKSSPATNYRLASVSKQFTAAAVLLLAQSGKLSIDDPVRRWLPSLPPAADGITLQHLLDHTSGVLDYEDLMAKPYPGQISDAGVLALLEQQDRLNFTPGSTYRYSNSGYALLALVVERASGQSFPDFLRSRIFKPLGMRSSLAYVADGPSIRHRAWGYSEQDGIWQRTDQNAYSAVLGDGGIYSNIDDLARWDAALYDDRLLDDAMRARAFGKQVKVSGDPEATYYGYGWRVNEDGSRQWHSGESIGFRNTIIRWPGQHLTVILLSNRNEPTPYQTALEIGTAFLQAADP; encoded by the coding sequence ATGGCCGTGATTGATCGACTGATGCAGCCTTACGAGGGCGATGTGCCCGGTGCCGCGCTGCTGGTGCTGAAGGATGGCAAGGCCATCGTGCGGCGCAGCTATGGGCGGTCGGACCTGGAGCGCGGCACCAAGAGCAGTCCCGCCACCAATTACCGGCTGGCGTCGGTGAGCAAGCAGTTCACGGCTGCGGCAGTGCTGCTGCTGGCGCAATCGGGCAAGCTCTCGATCGACGACCCGGTTCGCAGGTGGCTGCCCAGCCTGCCGCCCGCAGCGGATGGCATCACCCTGCAGCACCTGCTCGATCACACGTCCGGCGTGCTGGATTACGAAGACCTGATGGCCAAGCCCTACCCGGGCCAGATCAGCGACGCCGGCGTACTGGCCTTGCTTGAACAACAGGACCGGCTGAACTTCACGCCCGGCAGCACCTATCGCTACAGCAACAGCGGCTACGCCCTGCTTGCGCTGGTGGTGGAGCGCGCTTCCGGCCAGAGCTTTCCCGACTTCCTGCGCAGCCGCATCTTCAAGCCGCTGGGCATGCGCAGCTCGCTGGCCTATGTCGCCGACGGCCCGTCCATCCGCCATCGCGCCTGGGGTTACAGCGAACAGGACGGAATCTGGCAGCGCACCGACCAGAATGCCTACAGCGCGGTGCTCGGCGACGGCGGCATCTACTCCAACATCGACGACCTGGCACGCTGGGACGCCGCGCTGTACGACGACCGCCTGCTCGACGACGCCATGCGCGCGCGCGCGTTCGGCAAGCAGGTGAAGGTCTCCGGCGATCCGGAAGCGACCTACTACGGCTACGGCTGGCGGGTGAACGAAGACGGTAGCCGGCAATGGCATTCCGGCGAGAGCATCGGCTTCCGCAACACCATCATCCGTTGGCCCGGACAGCATCTGACGGTGATCCTGCTCAGCAACCGCAACGAGCCGACGCCCTACCAGACCGCACTCGAGATCGGCACCGCGTTCCTGCAGGCGGCAGACCCCTGA
- the alr gene encoding alanine racemase → MGGDQLTRIPHPLSPPIPVCRSAAMPDRRPIWLDRRRFLAAATGTAVAIAVEAQAAPLLGARKPSRAEASNAWIEVDPAIFDDNLERIRAMLTGGAQVCAVMKADAYGIGIDMLMPSVIKARIPYVGIASNEEARVARACGFKGRIMRVRLATAREIAAAAPYDVEELVGNLEAADSILQVARKRGRRARVHLALNSAGMSRNGVELRTDAGRREALALAENEGLQIVGLMTHFPSEDPAELLRNVETFQHDAEWLFANTRLRREQVLLHAANSFAIQHVPQSHLDMVRPGGALYGYGGTPKPPFAHVAAFKTRVASVQAYPAGSTVSYDRTFTLSRDSLLANLPVGYSDGYRRAYSNKGSVLVRGQRAPVVGRVTMNTTMVDVTDIVGVRPDDEAVLFGRQGEDQITQAEIEEITGVILADQYTVWGNSNPKILRR, encoded by the coding sequence GTGGGCGGCGATCAACTGACCCGCATCCCTCATCCGCTGTCACCACCGATACCCGTTTGCAGGAGCGCCGCCATGCCCGACCGCCGTCCCATCTGGCTTGATCGCCGCCGCTTCCTCGCGGCGGCGACGGGGACGGCGGTCGCCATTGCGGTGGAAGCCCAGGCGGCACCCCTGCTGGGCGCACGCAAGCCATCGCGGGCAGAGGCATCGAACGCCTGGATCGAAGTGGACCCGGCCATCTTCGACGACAACCTCGAGCGTATCCGCGCAATGCTGACGGGCGGCGCGCAGGTCTGCGCGGTGATGAAGGCGGATGCCTACGGCATCGGCATCGACATGCTGATGCCCAGCGTCATCAAGGCGCGCATTCCCTACGTCGGCATCGCCAGCAACGAAGAAGCACGCGTGGCGCGCGCATGCGGGTTCAAGGGGCGGATCATGCGCGTGCGTTTGGCCACCGCAAGGGAGATTGCGGCAGCTGCGCCCTACGATGTGGAGGAGCTGGTCGGCAACCTGGAGGCGGCTGATTCCATCCTCCAGGTCGCCCGCAAGCGCGGCCGCCGCGCCCGCGTGCACCTGGCCCTCAATTCCGCAGGCATGAGCCGCAACGGCGTGGAGCTGCGTACCGATGCCGGTCGGCGCGAAGCCCTTGCACTGGCGGAAAACGAAGGCCTGCAGATCGTCGGCCTGATGACACACTTCCCGTCGGAAGATCCGGCGGAACTGCTGCGCAACGTGGAAACGTTCCAGCACGACGCGGAGTGGCTGTTCGCAAACACGCGGCTGCGCCGCGAACAGGTCCTGCTGCACGCCGCCAACTCGTTTGCCATCCAGCACGTACCACAATCCCACCTGGACATGGTGCGTCCGGGCGGCGCCCTGTACGGCTATGGCGGCACACCCAAACCGCCGTTCGCGCATGTCGCCGCCTTCAAGACGCGCGTCGCCTCCGTGCAGGCGTATCCGGCAGGCAGCACGGTGAGCTACGACCGGACCTTCACCCTGTCCCGCGACTCGCTGCTGGCCAACCTGCCGGTGGGATATTCGGACGGCTACCGCCGCGCCTACTCCAACAAGGGCAGCGTCCTGGTCCGTGGACAGCGCGCGCCCGTCGTCGGGCGCGTCACCATGAACACCACGATGGTGGACGTGACGGACATCGTCGGCGTCCGCCCCGACGACGAGGCGGTGCTGTTCGGCAGGCAGGGCGAAGACCAGATCACCCAGGCCGAGATCGAGGAGATCACCGGCGTCATCCTTGCCGACCAGTACACGGTCTGGGGCAATTCGAATCCAAAGATCTTGCGCCGCTGA
- a CDS encoding TonB-dependent receptor: MASRHKPVLRHLTLALLSALALPAIAQQQAGDDNKTEKQTRTLDTVTVTGSRIKRTDVEAALPITIVQKAAIEAQGITSAEQLLQFLNVAGNGADGMVSASVDMDLGELRGTAGVSGANLRGQGSDATLVLLNGRRVATHGLRGQAVDLNSIPFAAIERVEVLRDGASAMYGTDAIGGVINFITRSDYQGIVVNAGLDVTQEGGGNIYTSSILAGTGDLEADGWNVWGTVNYRRSEILRSHQRDFANSFQPDRGVSPDTRGTPFATVTNAAGGIIQGGLTDPAGGGAQRFINILNLPGGAGCANGGDNMGPYDYRLWDSASSKYACAWDYPAAQPLQQPLEGVQALGRATFKIGANHKFYAELMASQVKSQREYEPLQLTSSASATAVLDPSTWYPLNSQTRATYDKIFNALTNYFGPANLVYGNKIPYRWRCVACGPRQIETTTKAFRLLAGVEGSIGNWDYDVGLSHASNKAESVLAGGYYFSSGLKQALGSGLLNPFLTPGEQQSAEGMAALQAASATGVHLYGGESAVTTLDASFSGGLGFSLWGEEVQLATGVEARREEYKFGGVQVLNGLPLNYNTLYQAPFDDTSELPKVTRDVKALYVEAYVPIVKGFDVTLAVRRDQYDTFGGTTNPKYAFKWQPVESLAFRGAYSTGFKVPEFTKLFAGVNRVEYFGRDLVDPASCPGGSVNSTIPGCDLIQPTIITGGKIDLQPEESTQKSLGAVFAPNSRFNISVDWWEIERTNTIRVPNLATLTANYALFGENWIRDSSGKVIAIDQRYINSGGTLTRGVELDANVNGELAGGRWQVNLNGSYIDTFKERSLANEPYSSNKVGEYVRFYNLPLKWKHTLGFTWAKGDWVHTLTQVHRAGYKDEEPVSVEGGFYTPTNWNPDVDSYTTYNYSLTWSGMKNTKISFALRNLLNTDPPFTAHQVDFASGAAWEPRVADPRGRSFNLMVEYKFH; encoded by the coding sequence ATGGCTTCACGCCACAAGCCCGTCCTGCGCCACCTGACGCTCGCCCTGCTCTCCGCCCTCGCCCTGCCGGCCATCGCCCAGCAGCAAGCCGGCGACGACAACAAGACCGAAAAGCAAACGCGGACACTGGATACCGTGACCGTGACCGGGTCGCGCATCAAGCGCACCGACGTGGAAGCGGCCCTCCCGATCACCATCGTGCAGAAGGCGGCCATCGAGGCGCAAGGCATTACCTCGGCGGAGCAGCTGCTGCAATTCCTCAATGTCGCCGGCAATGGCGCGGATGGCATGGTTTCGGCCTCCGTCGACATGGATCTGGGGGAACTGCGCGGCACCGCAGGCGTCTCCGGCGCCAACCTGCGCGGCCAGGGCTCCGACGCCACGCTGGTACTGTTGAACGGCCGCCGCGTGGCAACCCACGGCCTGCGTGGCCAAGCGGTGGACCTGAACTCCATTCCCTTCGCGGCGATCGAGCGCGTTGAGGTCCTGCGCGACGGCGCCTCGGCGATGTACGGCACCGACGCCATCGGCGGCGTCATCAACTTCATCACCCGCAGCGACTACCAGGGCATCGTCGTCAACGCCGGCCTGGACGTGACGCAGGAAGGCGGCGGCAACATCTACACCTCCAGCATCCTTGCCGGTACCGGCGACCTCGAGGCCGATGGCTGGAACGTCTGGGGCACGGTCAACTACCGTCGCAGCGAGATCCTGCGCAGCCACCAGCGCGACTTCGCCAACAGCTTCCAGCCGGATCGCGGCGTTTCGCCCGACACCCGGGGCACCCCGTTCGCGACGGTGACCAATGCCGCGGGCGGCATCATCCAGGGTGGCCTGACGGACCCCGCCGGCGGGGGCGCCCAGCGCTTCATCAACATCCTCAACCTGCCGGGTGGCGCTGGCTGTGCCAATGGCGGCGACAACATGGGGCCGTATGACTACCGCCTGTGGGACAGCGCCAGCTCCAAGTACGCCTGCGCCTGGGACTACCCGGCGGCACAGCCGCTGCAACAGCCTCTGGAGGGCGTGCAGGCGCTGGGCCGGGCCACCTTCAAGATCGGCGCCAACCACAAGTTCTACGCGGAGCTGATGGCGTCGCAGGTGAAATCCCAGCGCGAGTACGAACCCCTGCAGCTGACGTCCAGCGCATCGGCGACCGCCGTCCTCGACCCCAGCACCTGGTATCCGCTGAACAGCCAGACGCGGGCGACCTACGACAAGATCTTCAATGCGCTGACCAACTATTTCGGCCCGGCCAACCTGGTCTACGGCAACAAGATCCCGTACCGCTGGCGCTGCGTCGCGTGTGGACCGCGCCAGATCGAAACCACCACCAAGGCGTTCCGGCTGCTGGCCGGGGTGGAGGGCAGCATTGGCAACTGGGACTACGACGTTGGCCTGTCGCATGCGTCCAACAAGGCCGAGTCGGTCCTGGCCGGCGGGTACTACTTCTCGAGCGGCCTCAAGCAGGCGCTCGGCAGCGGCCTGCTGAATCCGTTCCTGACGCCCGGCGAGCAGCAGAGCGCGGAAGGCATGGCGGCGCTGCAGGCGGCTTCGGCCACCGGCGTGCACCTGTACGGCGGCGAATCCGCCGTCACCACCCTGGATGCCAGCTTCAGCGGCGGCCTCGGCTTCAGCCTGTGGGGAGAAGAAGTACAACTGGCCACGGGCGTCGAGGCGCGCCGCGAGGAATACAAGTTCGGTGGCGTCCAGGTGCTCAACGGCCTGCCGCTCAACTACAACACGCTGTACCAGGCGCCGTTCGACGACACCAGCGAACTCCCCAAGGTGACCCGCGATGTCAAGGCGCTCTACGTGGAAGCCTACGTGCCGATCGTGAAGGGCTTCGACGTGACGCTGGCCGTGCGGCGCGACCAGTACGACACCTTCGGCGGGACCACCAATCCGAAATACGCGTTCAAGTGGCAGCCGGTTGAGTCGCTGGCGTTCCGCGGCGCCTACAGCACCGGCTTCAAGGTGCCGGAATTCACCAAGCTCTTCGCCGGCGTGAACCGCGTGGAGTACTTCGGTCGCGACCTCGTCGATCCCGCCAGCTGCCCCGGCGGCTCGGTCAATTCGACCATTCCGGGCTGCGACCTGATCCAGCCCACCATCATCACCGGCGGCAAGATCGACCTGCAGCCGGAGGAGTCGACCCAGAAGAGCCTGGGCGCGGTGTTCGCCCCGAACAGCAGGTTCAACATCAGCGTGGACTGGTGGGAAATCGAACGCACCAACACGATCCGCGTCCCCAACCTCGCCACGCTGACCGCGAACTACGCGCTGTTCGGCGAGAACTGGATCCGCGACAGCAGCGGCAAGGTCATCGCCATCGACCAGCGCTACATCAATTCCGGCGGCACCCTGACCCGCGGCGTGGAGCTGGACGCCAACGTGAACGGCGAGCTGGCCGGGGGGCGCTGGCAGGTGAACCTCAATGGCAGCTACATCGACACTTTCAAGGAAAGATCGCTGGCCAACGAGCCCTACAGCAGCAACAAGGTGGGCGAGTACGTCCGCTTCTACAACCTGCCGCTGAAGTGGAAGCACACGCTGGGCTTCACCTGGGCGAAGGGCGACTGGGTGCACACGCTGACCCAGGTCCATCGCGCGGGCTACAAGGACGAGGAGCCGGTGAGCGTCGAGGGCGGCTTCTACACGCCGACGAACTGGAACCCCGACGTCGACAGCTACACGACCTACAACTACAGCCTGACCTGGTCGGGGATGAAAAACACCAAGATCAGCTTCGCCCTGCGCAACCTGCTGAATACCGACCCGCCGTTCACCGCGCACCAGGTCGATTTCGCGTCCGGCGCCGCCTGGGAACCCCGTGTCGCCGATCCGCGCGGGCGCTCGTTCAACTTGATGGTCGAGTACAAGTTCCACTGA